The following coding sequences lie in one Flavobacterium sp. 20NA77.7 genomic window:
- a CDS encoding GSCFA domain-containing protein, with the protein MNFTTKISIQKHNHSITYDSKIMLLGSCFAESMGKKFDYFKFQNTTNPFGIIFNPISLAKIIERSAQKEYFTEDDIFFHNDLWQCYEVHSELSHPDKAIFLHSLNELINSTHTQLNDLTHLIITLGTSWVYRNIETNAIVANCHKVPQKQFTKELLSINQIEESLKSIISLIQEVNPNCNFIFTVSPVRHIKNGFVENTLSKSHLITALHKTITHHPLSITYFPSYEIMMDELRDYRFYAEDMLHPSQTAIDYIWEQFSDFAFSADTKILLKEVEGIQKRMAHKSFQPQSEGHKLFKQKLASDCQSLQAKFPFMQFEL; encoded by the coding sequence ATGAACTTCACCACAAAAATTTCTATTCAAAAACACAACCATTCGATAACCTATGATTCTAAAATCATGTTGTTGGGCTCGTGTTTTGCAGAAAGTATGGGAAAGAAATTTGACTATTTTAAATTCCAAAATACAACGAATCCGTTTGGTATTATTTTTAATCCGATATCATTGGCCAAAATTATTGAAAGAAGTGCTCAAAAAGAATATTTTACCGAAGATGATATTTTTTTTCATAATGACTTATGGCAGTGCTATGAAGTGCATTCTGAACTTTCGCATCCAGATAAAGCAATATTTTTACATTCTTTAAACGAATTAATCAATTCGACACATACACAATTAAACGATTTAACACACCTTATCATTACCTTAGGAACATCTTGGGTTTACAGAAATATTGAAACCAATGCTATTGTTGCTAATTGTCATAAAGTGCCGCAAAAGCAGTTTACTAAAGAATTGTTGTCAATTAATCAGATTGAAGAGAGTTTAAAAAGTATTATTTCTCTAATTCAAGAAGTAAATCCAAATTGCAACTTCATTTTTACCGTTTCGCCTGTACGACACATCAAAAATGGATTTGTAGAAAATACACTTAGCAAATCCCATTTAATTACAGCATTACACAAAACAATCACCCATCACCCATTATCCATCACCTATTTCCCGTCATACGAAATCATGATGGATGAATTACGTGATTATCGCTTTTATGCCGAAGACATGTTACATCCAAGTCAAACGGCTATTGATTATATTTGGGAACAATTTAGTGATTTTGCTTTTAGTGCCGATACAAAGATACTACTTAAAGAAGTAGAGGGTATTCAAAAACGAATGGCTCACAAATCGTTTCAACCACAATCGGAGGGCCATAAACTATTTAAACAGAAATTAGCAAGTGATTGTCAATCATTACAAGCTAAATTTCCTTTTATGCAATTTGAATTATAA
- a CDS encoding LemA family protein, producing MKKFAPVLVVVGILILGFLYFMNVKNKALLFSQVTEKEWGNVNTAYQRRLDLIDNLVNTVKGAADFEKSTLTAVVEARAKATSVTIDPKNITPAQLDQFNQAQSGITSSLSKLLVSVEAYPQLRATENFKQLQDELASTENQILTARTRFNESVLAYNGYVLAMPQNIFLGSYTEKAYFKAVAGAENAPKVKF from the coding sequence ATGAAAAAATTTGCTCCCGTATTAGTTGTCGTAGGTATTCTTATCTTAGGCTTTTTATACTTTATGAATGTAAAAAATAAAGCGTTACTATTTAGTCAAGTCACAGAAAAAGAATGGGGAAATGTAAATACCGCATACCAAAGAAGACTTGATTTAATTGACAATTTAGTCAATACCGTTAAAGGCGCTGCGGATTTTGAAAAAAGTACCTTAACAGCAGTTGTAGAAGCAAGAGCAAAAGCTACATCGGTAACTATCGATCCGAAAAACATTACTCCTGCGCAATTAGATCAATTTAATCAAGCACAAAGTGGTATTACGAGTTCATTATCGAAACTTTTAGTTAGCGTTGAAGCGTATCCTCAATTAAGAGCAACAGAAAATTTCAAGCAATTACAAGATGAATTAGCGAGTACAGAAAACCAAATTTTAACTGCAAGAACTCGTTTTAACGAATCCGTATTAGCATATAATGGTTATGTTTTAGCTATGCCGCAAAATATATTTTTAGGTAGTTACACTGAAAAAGCGTACTTTAAAGCAGTTGCTGGAGCAGAAAATGCTCCGAAAGTAAAATTCTAA
- a CDS encoding aromatic amino acid hydroxylase, which produces MEAQFESNPLIDRLPAHLKQFIIPQHYEDYTPINQAVWRYVMRKNVSYLGKVAHNSYLDGLRQTGISIDNIPNMYGMNRILKEIGWAAVAVDGFIPPNAFMEFQAYNVLVIACDIRQLEHIEYTPAPDIIHEGAGHAPIIANPEYAEYLRRFGEIGCKAISSARDYELYEAIRLLSILKEAEDTPETEIQKAEAQVDFLQNNMGELSEMSRIRNLHWWTVEYGLIGTLENPKIYGAGLLSSIGESAWCMTDNVKKIPYSIEAADVSFDITKPQPQLFVTPDFAKLSMVLEEFANSMALRKGGLSGIQKLIDSKSLGTIELSTGLQVSGVFSHVIAHDGKPAYVQTTGKTALAYREKELVGHGTEYHAEGFGSPIGKLKGINIAIEDMSPRDLSAYAIYEGEQVTLEFEGNIKVTGEIITGTRNIQGKIVLIKFKNCTVSQGNTILFQPEWGIYDMAVGKEVISAFAGPADVNSFDMISHVPSSHTIKQKKSAAREELEQLYQHVRNLRENKTAPLTLEQLFSEVTSKHSNDWLLSVEIAEIAHTKNNNELLEKVLHYLEHLKKIRPEVSLLISNGIELIFPELV; this is translated from the coding sequence ATGGAAGCACAGTTTGAAAGTAATCCATTGATTGATAGATTACCAGCTCATTTAAAGCAATTTATTATTCCACAGCATTATGAAGATTATACGCCCATAAACCAAGCCGTATGGCGCTATGTCATGCGAAAAAATGTTTCTTATCTGGGGAAAGTAGCACACAATTCTTATCTTGATGGCTTACGTCAAACAGGTATTTCTATTGACAACATTCCAAACATGTATGGAATGAATAGAATATTAAAAGAAATTGGTTGGGCTGCAGTAGCTGTTGACGGTTTTATTCCACCCAATGCGTTTATGGAATTTCAGGCCTATAATGTTTTGGTTATTGCTTGCGATATTCGTCAATTAGAACACATAGAATACACACCCGCTCCAGATATTATTCATGAAGGGGCTGGACACGCTCCAATTATAGCTAATCCCGAATATGCTGAATATTTAAGACGTTTTGGAGAGATCGGCTGCAAAGCTATTTCTTCAGCGAGAGATTATGAATTATACGAAGCTATACGTTTGTTATCTATACTAAAAGAAGCGGAAGACACGCCTGAAACAGAAATACAAAAAGCAGAAGCACAGGTTGATTTTTTACAAAATAACATGGGCGAACTTTCAGAGATGTCTCGCATTAGAAACTTACATTGGTGGACCGTAGAATATGGCTTAATTGGCACATTAGAAAACCCTAAAATTTATGGCGCTGGATTATTATCTTCTATTGGAGAAAGTGCGTGGTGCATGACAGATAATGTAAAAAAAATACCTTATTCAATAGAAGCTGCCGATGTGAGCTTTGATATTACTAAACCGCAACCGCAACTTTTTGTTACACCAGATTTTGCAAAATTAAGTATGGTATTGGAAGAATTTGCAAATTCAATGGCTTTACGAAAAGGTGGATTGAGCGGCATTCAAAAATTAATAGATTCTAAATCTTTAGGCACAATTGAATTAAGCACAGGCTTACAAGTTTCAGGTGTTTTTTCTCATGTTATTGCACATGATGGAAAACCTGCATATGTTCAAACAACAGGAAAAACAGCACTAGCCTATCGTGAAAAAGAACTTGTAGGTCATGGAACGGAATACCACGCAGAAGGTTTTGGTTCTCCAATAGGAAAACTAAAAGGCATTAATATTGCCATTGAAGACATGAGTCCCAGAGATTTAAGTGCCTATGCTATTTATGAAGGCGAACAAGTTACGTTAGAATTTGAAGGAAATATTAAAGTAACGGGCGAAATTATTACTGGAACTCGAAATATTCAAGGGAAAATTGTACTCATCAAATTTAAAAACTGTACTGTTTCTCAAGGCAATACTATTTTATTTCAACCTGAATGGGGAATTTATGATATGGCCGTAGGTAAAGAAGTAATTTCTGCCTTTGCTGGGCCTGCAGATGTAAATAGTTTTGACATGATTAGCCATGTGCCTTCAAGTCATACTATCAAACAAAAAAAATCTGCAGCGAGAGAAGAATTGGAACAATTGTATCAGCATGTTAGAAATTTAAGAGAGAACAAAACAGCTCCACTAACGCTAGAACAATTATTTTCTGAAGTAACTTCAAAACACAGTAACGATTGGCTGTTAAGTGTTGAAATAGCTGAGATAGCACATACAAAAAACAATAATGAATTACTCGAAAAAGTACTTCACTATTTAGAACATCTAAAGAAAATTAGACCAGAAGTATCCCTTCTAATTTCAAATGGAATTGAACTTATTTTTCCAGAATTAGTATAA
- a CDS encoding rhodanese-like domain-containing protein — protein sequence MGLLDILGLGNKSNEITDFVAKGAVIIDVRTYEEFVEGHIKDSKNIPLQLISSKINDIKKLNKPVIACCRSGMRSGQATFILKQNGIECINGGGWNSLAQKL from the coding sequence ATGGGGTTACTTGATATTTTAGGATTAGGAAATAAATCCAATGAAATTACAGATTTTGTAGCAAAAGGCGCTGTTATTATTGATGTACGAACGTATGAAGAATTTGTCGAAGGGCATATTAAAGATTCGAAAAACATTCCTTTGCAACTTATTTCGTCTAAAATTAATGACATTAAGAAATTAAACAAGCCAGTTATTGCTTGTTGTCGTTCTGGTATGCGAAGTGGTCAAGCTACGTTTATTTTAAAACAAAACGGAATAGAATGCATTAATGGTGGTGGCTGGAATAGCTTAGCGCAAAAATTATAA
- a CDS encoding TPM domain-containing protein has product MPESTAFLSKVDEQEIVAAIVIAEKNTSGEIRVHIEENSTKPLMERAKEVFHILNMDATELKNGVLFYICTQTKSFAILGDKGINDLVAPDFWNSTKDIVIEKFKAGQYKDGLIKGILEAGIQLKKHFPYDDETDTNELSNEISKG; this is encoded by the coding sequence ATGCCAGAAAGCACAGCGTTTTTATCTAAAGTTGACGAACAAGAAATTGTTGCAGCGATTGTGATTGCCGAAAAAAACACTTCGGGTGAAATTCGTGTACATATTGAAGAAAATAGCACCAAACCTTTAATGGAAAGAGCGAAAGAGGTGTTTCATATCCTTAATATGGATGCCACCGAATTGAAAAATGGAGTGCTTTTTTACATTTGCACACAAACAAAAAGTTTTGCAATTCTTGGTGATAAAGGCATTAATGATTTAGTAGCACCCGATTTTTGGAATTCTACCAAAGATATAGTGATTGAAAAATTCAAAGCTGGACAATATAAAGACGGTTTAATTAAAGGGATTTTAGAAGCTGGTATACAATTGAAAAAACATTTTCCATATGATGATGAAACCGACACAAATGAATTGTCTAATGAAATTTCAAAAGGTTAA
- a CDS encoding DUF4136 domain-containing protein: MKTIKLLTLAGLFILSSCASVSVNADYDKKANFNGYKTYAYLRAGIDKAEISDLDKKRILNAIDEVMPTKGFSKSETPDVLVSIFTKERERVDVYQNYGFGMGWGWNPYWGMGYNRTYTTPEGTLFIDIIDAKTKELVWQGEGTGYLTKDVNQKDERIKEFVDKILAQYPPQVK; encoded by the coding sequence ATGAAAACAATTAAACTACTTACATTAGCAGGATTATTCATTTTATCCTCGTGTGCTTCCGTTAGCGTAAATGCTGATTATGATAAAAAAGCAAATTTTAATGGATATAAAACCTATGCTTATTTAAGAGCCGGTATAGATAAAGCTGAAATTTCTGATTTAGATAAAAAACGAATTCTTAATGCTATTGACGAAGTAATGCCTACAAAAGGATTCTCAAAATCAGAGACTCCAGATGTTTTGGTTAGTATTTTCACTAAAGAAAGAGAACGCGTAGATGTATACCAAAACTATGGTTTTGGAATGGGTTGGGGCTGGAATCCTTATTGGGGAATGGGTTACAACAGAACTTACACTACACCAGAAGGAACTCTATTTATTGACATTATCGACGCTAAAACAAAAGAACTAGTTTGGCAAGGTGAAGGGACGGGTTATTTAACCAAAGATGTAAATCAAAAAGATGAGCGTATCAAAGAATTTGTTGACAAAATTTTAGCGCAATATCCTCCGCAAGTAAAATAA
- the alaS gene encoding alanine--tRNA ligase: MTSQDIRKAYLQFFESKGHLIVPSAPIVLKDDPTLMFNNSGMAQFKEFFLGNGTPKSQRIADTQKCLRVSGKHNDLEDVGFDTYHHTMFEMLGNWSFGDYFKKEALAWAWEFLTEVLKLDKDRLYVSVFEGNPAENVPFDQEAFDIWKQYVSEDRIILGNKKDNFWEMGDQGPCGPCSEIHIDLRSDAERNEVSGRSLVNADHPQVVEIWNNVFMEFNRKADGSLEKLPAQHVDTGMGFERLCMAMQNVTSNYDTDVFTPLIAKVEEITGFKYTSNEVKNISEEQNKTNIAIRVIVDHVRAVAFAIADGQLPSNTGAGYVIRRILRRAIRYGFTFLGTNEPFINKLVEVLANQMGEFFPEIKSQQQLVTNVIRDEEASFLRTLEQGLQLLDKVVAETSGKEVSGEKVFELYDTFGFPKDLTALILKEKGYSFNETEFETELQKQKARSRAASEVITDDWIYLNQGNVDSSGSEQAKQTFVGYDQTESEVKITRIRKVDSKKDGILYQIVLDNTPFYPEGGGQVGDKGILISRKSKVESQKSDEESQEEIIEIIDTKKENNLIIHYSKYLPEDLNQTFIAKVNTDLRTSTSKNHSATHLMHLALRTILGTHVEQKGSLVNPNYLRFDFSHFSKVSDEELRQVEASVNAQIEAQLQLVEHRNIPIKEALDKGAMALFGEKYGDSVRMIEFGDSKELCGGIHVKNSADIWHFKIISEGAVAAGIRRIEAITGDAVKDFYKNQENTLSEIKEVLKNPQDVLKSVASLQDDNAKLKKQLEQLVKEKIEGLKNTLVAEFQEINGINFIAKQVDLSMAATKDLAQAIGTSKPNAFVVLASIEDNAPNIHCYIAKELVANKSLNAGTVIRELGKFIDGNGGGQPFFASGKGKNVNGIKEVLEKVVDYIK, translated from the coding sequence ATGACATCACAAGATATCAGAAAAGCCTATTTACAATTTTTTGAAAGCAAAGGACATCTTATTGTTCCTTCTGCACCCATTGTTTTAAAAGACGACCCCACCTTGATGTTTAACAACTCAGGAATGGCGCAGTTCAAAGAATTTTTCTTAGGAAACGGAACGCCAAAGAGTCAAAGAATAGCTGATACGCAAAAATGTCTTCGTGTTTCAGGAAAACACAATGATTTAGAGGATGTAGGTTTTGATACCTATCACCATACAATGTTTGAAATGTTGGGCAACTGGTCATTTGGCGATTATTTCAAAAAAGAAGCATTAGCATGGGCATGGGAATTTTTAACAGAAGTGCTGAAGTTAGATAAAGACCGATTGTATGTTTCTGTTTTTGAAGGAAATCCTGCTGAAAATGTTCCGTTTGATCAAGAGGCATTTGATATTTGGAAACAATACGTTTCGGAAGACCGCATCATTCTTGGAAATAAAAAAGACAATTTTTGGGAAATGGGTGATCAAGGTCCGTGTGGTCCGTGTTCTGAAATTCATATTGATTTGCGTTCCGATGCTGAAAGAAATGAGGTTTCTGGAAGAAGTTTAGTCAACGCCGATCATCCGCAAGTAGTGGAAATTTGGAACAATGTATTTATGGAATTCAACCGTAAAGCTGATGGTTCGTTAGAAAAATTACCTGCACAACACGTAGATACCGGAATGGGATTTGAGCGTTTGTGTATGGCAATGCAAAACGTAACTTCTAACTATGATACCGATGTTTTCACACCGCTTATCGCGAAAGTAGAGGAAATTACAGGATTTAAATATACTTCAAACGAAGTTAAAAATATATCAGAAGAACAAAACAAAACCAACATTGCCATTCGTGTAATAGTTGACCACGTTCGTGCGGTGGCTTTCGCTATTGCCGATGGTCAATTGCCCTCTAATACTGGTGCTGGTTATGTAATTCGTAGAATTTTACGCCGTGCTATTCGTTACGGATTCACATTTTTAGGTACAAACGAACCGTTCATTAATAAATTGGTTGAGGTATTAGCCAATCAAATGGGTGAATTTTTCCCTGAAATCAAATCGCAACAACAATTGGTTACCAATGTAATTCGTGATGAAGAAGCTTCTTTCTTGAGAACATTAGAGCAAGGATTACAATTGTTAGACAAAGTAGTTGCGGAAACATCTGGAAAAGAGGTTTCTGGTGAGAAAGTATTCGAATTGTACGATACTTTTGGTTTCCCGAAAGATTTAACGGCTTTAATTTTAAAAGAAAAAGGCTATTCATTTAATGAAACTGAATTTGAAACTGAATTACAAAAACAAAAAGCCCGTTCTCGTGCGGCTTCTGAAGTAATAACTGATGACTGGATATATTTAAATCAAGGAAATGTTGACTCGAGCGGTAGTGAACAGGCGAAGCAAACGTTTGTGGGATATGACCAAACGGAAAGTGAAGTAAAAATCACTCGTATTCGTAAAGTAGATTCTAAAAAAGACGGCATTTTATACCAAATTGTTTTAGACAATACGCCTTTTTATCCAGAAGGTGGTGGACAAGTAGGAGATAAGGGAATTTTAATTAGTCGAAAGTCAAAAGTCGAAAGTCAAAAGTCAGATGAAGAGAGTCAAGAAGAAATTATTGAAATAATCGATACAAAAAAGGAAAATAATTTAATTATTCATTATTCAAAATATTTGCCTGAAGATTTGAATCAAACATTTATTGCAAAGGTAAATACCGATTTAAGAACGTCAACTTCTAAGAATCACTCGGCTACGCATTTAATGCATTTGGCTTTAAGAACTATTTTAGGAACGCATGTTGAGCAAAAAGGTTCGTTAGTAAATCCTAATTACTTACGTTTCGACTTTTCGCATTTTTCTAAAGTTTCTGATGAAGAATTACGTCAAGTAGAAGCAAGTGTCAATGCGCAAATTGAAGCCCAATTGCAATTAGTGGAGCACCGAAATATTCCAATCAAAGAAGCATTAGACAAAGGTGCAATGGCTTTATTTGGTGAAAAATATGGTGATTCTGTAAGAATGATTGAATTTGGTGACAGTAAAGAATTATGTGGAGGCATTCACGTAAAAAATAGTGCTGATATTTGGCATTTCAAAATTATTTCGGAAGGTGCTGTAGCGGCAGGTATTCGAAGAATTGAAGCCATTACAGGAGATGCTGTTAAAGATTTTTATAAAAACCAAGAAAATACCTTGTCGGAAATTAAAGAAGTTTTGAAAAATCCGCAAGATGTATTAAAATCGGTTGCTTCGTTACAAGACGATAACGCAAAATTGAAAAAACAACTAGAGCAATTAGTAAAAGAAAAAATTGAAGGATTAAAAAATACTTTAGTTGCTGAATTTCAAGAAATAAACGGAATTAATTTCATAGCCAAACAAGTTGATTTATCGATGGCTGCTACGAAAGATTTAGCACAAGCTATCGGAACTTCAAAACCAAATGCGTTTGTGGTTTTAGCTTCAATTGAAGATAATGCGCCAAATATTCACTGTTATATCGCTAAAGAATTAGTGGCAAACAAAAGTTTAAATGCTGGAACTGTTATCAGAGAATTAGGAAAATTCATTGATGGAAATGGCGGTGGACAACCGTTCTTCGCATCTGGAAAAGGGAAAAATGTAAATGGAATTAAAGAGGTATTGGAGAAAGTGGTAGATTATATCAAGTAA
- a CDS encoding MerR family transcriptional regulator, whose protein sequence is MLLNLPEKRYYSIGELAKAFNVNASLIRFWDKEFDEINPKKNAKGDRMFRPDDVQTLQLIYHLVKERGFTLEGAKVHLKENKKKTLDNFGIVTKLEGIKNKLQELKKGL, encoded by the coding sequence ATGTTATTAAACTTACCTGAAAAAAGATATTACAGCATAGGCGAATTAGCTAAAGCGTTTAATGTAAATGCGTCGTTAATTCGTTTTTGGGATAAAGAATTTGACGAAATTAACCCAAAGAAAAATGCAAAGGGCGATAGAATGTTTAGGCCTGATGATGTGCAAACGTTACAACTCATTTATCATTTAGTTAAAGAGCGAGGGTTTACACTTGAAGGTGCAAAAGTGCATTTAAAAGAAAACAAGAAAAAAACACTAGATAATTTTGGTATTGTTACTAAATTAGAGGGCATCAAAAATAAATTGCAAGAATTGAAAAAAGGACTTTGA
- a CDS encoding TPM domain-containing protein: MKFQKVNMEIRKFKFQILKSSSCIAFFAFLLFSQFSLGQFTIPEKPSLQTSVYDYAKLLSDVEKTQLEEKLVRYSDSTSTQIVAIIIEDLNGDNIQTLTPNWGEAWGIGDAEKDNGIVILLSKNDRKIWISPGYGTEVQLVAGMTGEIVRNVIIPEFKAGNYYNGLDKGTDAIFKVLTGKYKGERKKDKGSSIPMLIIIVFVILFLIIASKNKGNNGGNSGGMGGPDLMDIIILSSLGRGGGSFGGGSSSGGGFGGGFGGGFGGGGFSGGGAGGSW, encoded by the coding sequence ATGAAATTTCAAAAGGTTAATATGGAAATTCGAAAATTTAAGTTCCAAATTCTAAAAAGTAGTAGTTGTATTGCCTTTTTTGCTTTTTTATTGTTTTCTCAATTTTCGTTAGGACAATTTACAATTCCTGAAAAACCCAGTTTACAAACTTCAGTTTATGATTATGCAAAACTTTTATCTGACGTTGAAAAAACACAATTAGAAGAAAAATTAGTTAGATATTCTGATTCCACTTCTACACAAATTGTTGCTATTATAATTGAAGATTTAAACGGAGACAATATCCAAACTTTAACGCCAAATTGGGGAGAAGCTTGGGGGATTGGAGATGCTGAAAAAGATAATGGAATTGTAATTTTGCTTTCAAAAAACGATCGTAAAATTTGGATTTCTCCAGGTTATGGAACCGAAGTACAACTTGTAGCCGGTATGACTGGTGAAATTGTTAGAAATGTTATAATTCCGGAATTTAAAGCAGGAAATTATTATAATGGATTAGACAAAGGTACTGATGCCATTTTTAAAGTATTAACTGGAAAATACAAAGGCGAACGAAAAAAAGATAAAGGAAGTAGTATTCCAATGCTAATCATAATAGTTTTTGTAATTTTATTTTTAATCATAGCTTCTAAAAACAAAGGGAATAACGGCGGCAATTCTGGTGGAATGGGTGGTCCTGACTTAATGGATATTATTATATTAAGTAGTTTGGGTCGTGGAGGCGGAAGTTTTGGCGGCGGTTCATCATCTGGTGGTGGATTTGGCGGAGGCTTCGGTGGTGGATTTGGCGGAGGCGGCTTTTCTGGTGGAGGTGCTGGAGGGAGTTGGTAG
- a CDS encoding M23 family metallopeptidase — protein MAKVKFYYDSEKLAFKRIIPKRGQKFGYVLLFLVASALFGFLCFFILANTSFFETPKTKLQARELETMQLNYQLLRNKMALMDEALTAIEERDNNIYRVYFNSAPIKEEERRSGMGGANRYKDLEGFNTSELVIASSKKVDELMKALAIQSVSLDEITKLAKQKEQLLAAIPAIQPVKNEDLKQMASGFGYRSDPFTKIKKFHKGMDFSARNGTPIYATGDGVVKKADGSLSGYGNHIEILHGYGYLTLYAHLSKYKVRAGQRVKRGDIIGYVGSTGRSEAPHLHYEVHKNGEVVNPLNFYYGSISAKEYVLLAKLANQENQSLD, from the coding sequence ATGGCGAAGGTAAAATTTTATTACGATTCTGAAAAATTAGCTTTTAAAAGGATTATTCCTAAAAGGGGGCAAAAATTTGGATATGTATTATTATTTTTAGTAGCCTCTGCCCTATTTGGTTTTCTGTGTTTTTTCATTTTAGCTAACACGTCATTTTTTGAAACGCCAAAAACGAAATTACAGGCTAGAGAATTAGAAACGATGCAATTAAATTACCAATTATTGCGCAATAAAATGGCATTAATGGACGAGGCATTAACCGCTATTGAAGAACGGGATAACAACATATATCGCGTATATTTTAACAGTGCACCTATCAAGGAAGAAGAGCGAAGATCAGGCATGGGTGGTGCAAATAGGTATAAAGATTTGGAAGGATTTAACACGAGTGAATTAGTCATTGCTTCTTCTAAAAAAGTAGATGAATTGATGAAAGCGCTTGCTATTCAATCTGTTTCTTTAGATGAAATAACAAAACTTGCCAAACAAAAAGAGCAATTGCTAGCGGCTATTCCTGCAATACAACCAGTAAAAAATGAAGATTTGAAGCAAATGGCCTCAGGTTTTGGGTACCGAAGCGATCCCTTTACAAAAATTAAGAAGTTTCATAAGGGTATGGACTTTTCTGCAAGAAATGGCACGCCTATCTATGCAACGGGCGATGGTGTTGTAAAAAAAGCAGATGGTTCACTTTCGGGTTATGGAAATCATATTGAAATTTTGCACGGATATGGCTATTTGACGTTATATGCGCATTTAAGCAAATACAAAGTACGTGCAGGACAACGTGTAAAACGAGGTGACATAATTGGCTATGTAGGCAGTACAGGACGTAGTGAAGCACCACATTTGCATTATGAAGTTCATAAGAATGGTGAAGTGGTCAATCCGCTTAACTTTTATTATGGTTCCATTTCTGCCAAAGAATATGTACTTTTGGCTAAATTAGCGAATCAAGAAAATCAGTCACTAGATTAA